One Microplitis demolitor isolate Queensland-Clemson2020A chromosome 2, iyMicDemo2.1a, whole genome shotgun sequence DNA segment encodes these proteins:
- the LOC103579716 gene encoding GTP-binding protein 128up: MSTILEKIAAIEAEMSRTQKNKATSGHLATLKAKLAKLRRELITPKGGGGGAGEQGFEVAKTGDARIGFVGFPSVGKSTLLSTLAGVYSEVAAYEFTTLTTVPGCIKYKGAKIQLLDLPGIIEGAKDGKGRGRQVIAVARTCSLIFIVLDVLKPLGHKRLIEHELEGFGLRLNKQPPNITFRKKEKGGVNLQTMCTQTELDLDTVKSILSEYRIHNADITLRYDASADDLIDVIEGNRVYVPCIYLLNKIDQISIEELDVIYKIPHCVPISAHHKWNFDDLLEKMWDYLQLVRIYTKPKGQLPDYNSPVVLNKERRTVEDFCNKLHRSIAKEFKYALVWGSSVKHQPQKVGKDHVLSDEDVVQIVKKV; the protein is encoded by the exons ATGAGTACGATATTGGAGAAAATAGCGGCCATCGAGGCTGAG ATGAGCCGAacccaaaaaaataaagcaacCTCAGGTCATTTGGCAACTCTTAAAGCTAAGCTAGCTAAATTAAGACGTGAACTGATAACTCCAAaaggtggtggtggtggtgccGGAGAACAAGGTTTCGAGGTTGCTAAAACTGGAGATGCTAGGATTGGTTTCGTAGGTTTTCCTTCAGTAGGAAAATCAACTTTGCTCAGTACCCTAGCCGGTGTTTATTCAGAAGTCGCGGCTTATGAATTTACAACATTGACAACTGTTCCTGGTTGTATTAAATACAAGGGTGCGAAAATTCAG cTGTTGGATTTACCCGGTATTATTGAAGGTGCTAAAGATGGTAAAGGTCGTGGTAGACAAGTAATTGCTGTAGCGCGAACATGCagtcttatatttattgtccTGGATGTACTGAAACCTCTAGGACACAAGAGACTCATTGAACACGAGTTAGAAGGTTTCGGGTTGAGATTAAATAAACAACCGCCTAATATTACgttcagaaaaaaagaaaagggtGGAGTTAATCTACAAACTATg tgcACGCAAACAGAACTTGATTTAGATACcgtaaaatcaattttatctgAGTACAGAATTCATAACGCCGATATTACTCTGAGATACGACGCAAGTGCTGATGATCTTATTGATGTAATTGAAGGAAATCGCGTTTACGTACCGTgcatttatttactaaataaaatag aTCAAATAAGTATCGAAGAACTAGATGTTATCTACAAGATTCCTCACTGCGTACCAATTTCCGCTCATCATAAATGGAATTTTGATGACTTGCTTGAGAAAATGTGGGACTATCTCCAACTCGTTAGAAT ttacacTAAACCTAAGGGTCAACTTCCTGATTATAATTCGCCCGTGGTATTGAATAAGGAGAGACGAACTGTTGaagatttttgtaataaacttCATCGATCTATTgctaaagaatttaaata tgcattGGTCTGGGGATCATCGGTTAAACATCAGCCACAAAAAGTAGGAAAGGATCATGTACTAAGTGATGAAGATGTTGTACAAATTGTGAAGAAAGTCTGa
- the LOC103579792 gene encoding uncharacterized protein LOC103579792 has protein sequence MATKPSLREIPKPVCENGVWRGTTINLPEGYFKIGERVRSQFEKYPDFVGQIDGATGKKDTFNCMGARTTKCAVWLKKQGVSRGDVVGLCSKNHLDSCIPLLASFYLGAIFNPWWDSCLDEELVTYFINTTKPKVLFVDEDNAEIIIKAMTKIDYSLPVVIFGEKSGLISFKDILLTHSDDEVSKFKCTEIEAEDPALILYTSGTTSAPKGALHSYQSFISMISYYPPESTPHTVLWFSGLCWMSGLLTILRSITCKVTMIVYHNLGEEEACRLVEKYKVTRISMGTSTANRFSKTKGVWKYDVSSVVSVGYGGGIAIKEVIESLCKLFKNAVIHVAYGCTECGALAGGKVEANKLTSCGKVFFNTDLKIVDPETNKILGPNENGELWCRSQTIMTRYWNNPAATEEAVDSEGWYHTGDLGYYDNDGDIFIVERIKELIKYRLHHVPPAAIESVIQDLPGVAEVAVVAKSSLEDLELPMAFITKVPGMQITEAEINEAVEKKLHDRMKLRGGICFLEKMPYTTSKKISKKELRAMARALAENQK, from the exons ATGGCTACGAAACCAAGTCTACGAGag attccGAAACCTGTTTGTGAAAATGGAGTTTGGAGAGGAACGACAATTAATTTGCCAGAGGGATACTTTAAAATCGGAGAGAGAGTTCGTAGCCAGTTTGAAAAATATCCAGATTTCGTAGGACAG ATTGACGGTGCGACGGGAAAAAAAGACACGTTCAATTGTATGGGCGCAAGAACTACAAAGTGCGCAGTATGGCTTAAAAAACAAGGCGTTAGTCGTGGAGATGTCGTTGGTCTGtgttcaaaaaatcatttggaCAGTTGCATACCGCTTTTAGCTTCTTTCTATTTAGGAGCTATTTTTAACCCTTGGTGGGACAGTTGTTTAGATGAAG aACTGGTGACGTATTTTATAAACACAACAAAGCCTAAAGTGTTATTTGTTGACGAGGACAATGCGGAAATAATTATCAAGGCAATGACTAAAATAGATTATTCATTGCCGGTAGTAATTTTCGGTGAAAAATCTGGTCTGATATCTTTCAAAGACATTTTGCTAACTCATAGCGATGATGAAGTCAGCAAATTTAAATGTACGGAAATAGAAGCTGAAGACCCAGCGTTAATATTGTATACATCAGGAACAACAAGCGCTCCGAAGGGAGCTCTACATTCTTATCAATCATTCATTAGTATGATAAGTTATTACCCACCGGAATCTACACCCCATACTGTTCTATGGTTTTCTGGACTCTGCTGGATGTCTGGACTACTCACTATCTTACGGTCAATTACTTGCAAAGTTACGATGAttgtttatcataatttaGGCGAAGAAGAAGCTTGCAGGCTCGTAGAAAAATACAAG GTTACTCGGATATCAATGGGAACTAGCACAGCTAATAGATTCAGTAAGACGAAAGGAGTATGGAAGTATGATGTATCATCAGTCGTTTCAGTAGGCTATGGCGGCGGGATCGCTATTAAAGAAGTCATCGAAtcattatgtaaattatttaaaaatgcagTTATTCACGTCGCTTATG GTTGCACCGAATGTGGAGCATTAGCAGGAGGAAAAGTTGAGGCCAATAAATTAACCTCATGcggaaaagtattttttaatacagatcTCAAAATAGTTGACCCTGAAACTAACAAGATACTTGGACCGAATGAAAATGGCGAATTATGGTGTCGAAGCCAAACGATAATGACTCGCTACTGGAATAATCCAGCAGCAACTGAAGAAGCTGTCGACTCAGAAG GATGGTACCACACTGGAGACCTGGGGTATTATGACAACGATGGTGACATTTTCATTGTCGaaagaataaaagaattgataaaatacCGCCTTCATCATGTACCGCCAGCAGCCATCGAAAGTGTAATTCAAGACCTTCCGGGAGTTGCGGAAGTAGCAGTTGTTGCTAAATCAAGTCTTGAAGATCTAGAACTTCCAATGGCTTTTATTACCAAAGTACCCGGAATGCAA ATTACCGAGGCTGAAATTAATGAAGCCGTAGAGAAAAAACTACACGACAGAATGAAACTTCGAGGCggaatttgttttttggaaaaaatgccTTATACaacttcgaaaaaaatatctaaaaaagaACTCCGTGCCATGGCAAGAGCTTTAgcagaaaatcaaaaataa
- the LOC103579793 gene encoding uncharacterized protein LOC103579793 isoform X2, producing the protein MGARTTKCAVWLKKQGVSRGDVIGLCSKNHLDSCIPLLASFYLGAIFNPWWDSCLDEELVTYFINTTKPKVLFVDEDNAEIIIKAMTKINYSLPVVIFGEKSGLISFKDILQTQSDDEVSKFKCTEVEAENPAIIMYTSGTTSSPKGALHSYRSCVHMKRHYPIETTTQTILWFSSLCWISGVLTTIRSIIYKATMIVSHNLSEEEACKYIEKYKITRLTMGTSVANRFSKTEQVWKYDVSSVTLVLCGGGILKNEVIEFLCALFRNAAIYPSYGSTECGIVVVGKVKSDKLTSCGKTIPNIESKVVDPETNKILGPNETGELWIRSQTIMTRYWNNPAATDEAIDSEGWYHTGDLGYYDNDGDIFIVERIKELIKYRLHHVPPAAIESVIQDLPGVAEVAVVAKPSLEDLELPMAFITKVPGMQITEAEINEAVEKKLHDRMKLRGGICFLEKMPYTNSKKISKKELRAIAKALAESEK; encoded by the exons ATGGGCGCAAGAACTACAAAGTGCGCAGTATGGCTTAAAAAACAAGGCGTTAGTCGTGGAGATGTCATTGGTCTGtgttcaaaaaatcatttggaCAGTTGCATACCGCTTTTAGCTTCTTTCTATTTAGGAGCTATTTTTAACCCTTGGTGGGACAGTTGTTTAGATGAAg aACTGGTGACGTATTTTATAAACACAACAAAGCCAAAAGTGTTATTTGTTGACGAGGACAATGCGGAAATAATTATCAAGGCAatgactaaaattaattattcattgccGGTAGTAATTTTCGGTGAAAAATCTGGTCTGATATCTTTCAAAGACATTTTGCAAACTCAAAGTGATGATGAAGTTAGCAAATTTAAATGTACGGAAGTAGAAGCTGAAAACCCAGCGATAATAATGTACACTTCAGGAACAACAAGCTCTCCGAAGGGAGCTTTACATTCTTACCGATCTTGTGTTCATATGAAGCGCCATTACCCAATCGAAACCACAACGCAAACTATTCTATGGTTTTCCAGCCTCTGCTGGATATCTGGAGTTTTGACAACCATAAGATCAATTATATACAAAGCTACGATGATTGTTTCTCATAATTTAAGCGAGGAAGAGGCTTGCAAatacatagaaaaatataag ATTACTCGACTAACCATGGGTACAAGTGTAGCAAACCGATTTAGTAAAACAGAGCAGGTATGGAAGTATGATGTGTCATCAGTTACTTTAGTGCTTTGTGGCGGAGGAATTCTTAAAAATGAGGTCATAGAATTTTTATGTGCTCTATTTAGGAATGCAGCTATTTACCCCAGTTatg GTAGCACTGAGTGTGGAATAGTAGTGGTTGGAAAAGTAAAGTCTGATAAATTAACTTCGTGTGGTAAAACAATTCCTAACATAGAAAGCAAAGTTGTAGACCCTGagacaaataaaattcttgGGCCGAATGAAACTGGAGAGTTGTGGATCCGAAGCCAAACGATAATGACTCGCTACTGGAATAATCCAGCAGCAACTGACGAAGCTATCGACTCAGAAG GATGGTACCACACTGGAGACCTGGGGTATTATGACAACGATGGTGACATTTTCATTGTCGaaagaataaaagaattgataaaatacCGCCTTCATCATGTACCGCCAGCAGCCATCGAAAGTGTAATTCAAGACCTTCCGGGAGTTGCGGAAGTAGCAGTTGTTGCTAAACCAAGTCTTGAAGATCTAGAACTTCCAATGGCTTTTATTACCAAAGTACCCGGAATGCAA ATTACCGAGGCTGAAATTAATGAAGCCGTAGAGAAAAAACTACACGACAGAATGAAACTTCGAGGCggaatttgttttttggaaaaaatgccTTATacgaattcgaaaaaaatatctaaaaaagaACTCCGTGCCATAGCAAAAGCTTTAGCagaaagtgaaaaataa
- the LOC103579793 gene encoding uncharacterized protein LOC103579793 isoform X1 has product MAMKSGEEEIPKPVYENGVWKGKKINLPEGYFKIGERVRSQFEKYPDFVGQIDGATGKKDTFNCMGARTTKCAVWLKKQGVSRGDVIGLCSKNHLDSCIPLLASFYLGAIFNPWWDSCLDEELVTYFINTTKPKVLFVDEDNAEIIIKAMTKINYSLPVVIFGEKSGLISFKDILQTQSDDEVSKFKCTEVEAENPAIIMYTSGTTSSPKGALHSYRSCVHMKRHYPIETTTQTILWFSSLCWISGVLTTIRSIIYKATMIVSHNLSEEEACKYIEKYKITRLTMGTSVANRFSKTEQVWKYDVSSVTLVLCGGGILKNEVIEFLCALFRNAAIYPSYGSTECGIVVVGKVKSDKLTSCGKTIPNIESKVVDPETNKILGPNETGELWIRSQTIMTRYWNNPAATDEAIDSEGWYHTGDLGYYDNDGDIFIVERIKELIKYRLHHVPPAAIESVIQDLPGVAEVAVVAKPSLEDLELPMAFITKVPGMQITEAEINEAVEKKLHDRMKLRGGICFLEKMPYTNSKKISKKELRAIAKALAESEK; this is encoded by the exons ATGGCTATGAAAAGCGGTGAAGAAGag attcCGAAACCTGTTTATGAAAATGGAGTTTGGaaaggaaagaaaattaatttgccAGAGGGATACTTTAAAATCGGAGAGAGAGTTCGTAGCCAGTTTGAAAAATATCCAGATTTCGTAGGACAG ATTGACGGTGCGACGGGAAAAAAAGACACGTTCAATTGTATGGGCGCAAGAACTACAAAGTGCGCAGTATGGCTTAAAAAACAAGGCGTTAGTCGTGGAGATGTCATTGGTCTGtgttcaaaaaatcatttggaCAGTTGCATACCGCTTTTAGCTTCTTTCTATTTAGGAGCTATTTTTAACCCTTGGTGGGACAGTTGTTTAGATGAAg aACTGGTGACGTATTTTATAAACACAACAAAGCCAAAAGTGTTATTTGTTGACGAGGACAATGCGGAAATAATTATCAAGGCAatgactaaaattaattattcattgccGGTAGTAATTTTCGGTGAAAAATCTGGTCTGATATCTTTCAAAGACATTTTGCAAACTCAAAGTGATGATGAAGTTAGCAAATTTAAATGTACGGAAGTAGAAGCTGAAAACCCAGCGATAATAATGTACACTTCAGGAACAACAAGCTCTCCGAAGGGAGCTTTACATTCTTACCGATCTTGTGTTCATATGAAGCGCCATTACCCAATCGAAACCACAACGCAAACTATTCTATGGTTTTCCAGCCTCTGCTGGATATCTGGAGTTTTGACAACCATAAGATCAATTATATACAAAGCTACGATGATTGTTTCTCATAATTTAAGCGAGGAAGAGGCTTGCAAatacatagaaaaatataag ATTACTCGACTAACCATGGGTACAAGTGTAGCAAACCGATTTAGTAAAACAGAGCAGGTATGGAAGTATGATGTGTCATCAGTTACTTTAGTGCTTTGTGGCGGAGGAATTCTTAAAAATGAGGTCATAGAATTTTTATGTGCTCTATTTAGGAATGCAGCTATTTACCCCAGTTatg GTAGCACTGAGTGTGGAATAGTAGTGGTTGGAAAAGTAAAGTCTGATAAATTAACTTCGTGTGGTAAAACAATTCCTAACATAGAAAGCAAAGTTGTAGACCCTGagacaaataaaattcttgGGCCGAATGAAACTGGAGAGTTGTGGATCCGAAGCCAAACGATAATGACTCGCTACTGGAATAATCCAGCAGCAACTGACGAAGCTATCGACTCAGAAG GATGGTACCACACTGGAGACCTGGGGTATTATGACAACGATGGTGACATTTTCATTGTCGaaagaataaaagaattgataaaatacCGCCTTCATCATGTACCGCCAGCAGCCATCGAAAGTGTAATTCAAGACCTTCCGGGAGTTGCGGAAGTAGCAGTTGTTGCTAAACCAAGTCTTGAAGATCTAGAACTTCCAATGGCTTTTATTACCAAAGTACCCGGAATGCAA ATTACCGAGGCTGAAATTAATGAAGCCGTAGAGAAAAAACTACACGACAGAATGAAACTTCGAGGCggaatttgttttttggaaaaaatgccTTATacgaattcgaaaaaaatatctaaaaaagaACTCCGTGCCATAGCAAAAGCTTTAGCagaaagtgaaaaataa